The genomic window CTCTGCCTCCTGAGAGTGACCAGTGTCTCAGTCCATGCCGGTCTTCTCATATCTTTCAAGGGCACAGCTGTGTGGCGATATGAGGTGAACGGAACTAACATTTACTTGTTTGCGCGCCATGAACCAATACACATAGCCACAAGAATAAAACAAGGTGGCTTCTGatgccctgatctgccagggaggggtagAACCATTTTTAGGTCCACTCTAAGAGCCCAACAATACAGGAACTGCTGAGGTCTTAATGTTGACCAGctccattattgcaataattaatcaatattaaaGTATGACTGTTTGAAGAAATAagtctctccttattggtcagAATTTCCACAACACCAGACTGTggcctacttttttttttagttCCCAGGTAAAAATCCCAAATCTGCTTCTTTATTTATGTTGAATATGGTCCAATATAGATCTGATTCTATATTCACAAACTACATGGTTAAAAGCATACTGAAATCTGTAATTAGCCAACGGAAACCCCACAATTGGAAGTTTGTCATACCCCAAAATAAGTGAGGATATAGTGAAAGGATGTGGGGGATAAATCAGACAGAACTGTTGCAAGTTTACATTTGTAAATGCCATATACTGACTGAGGTCCAAATGGTTGCAGATATCTTGATCCCATGGAGTTCATAGCCTCACAACTGACTGTACCTCATAGTCCGCTGAAGAAGTCCTTCACCTAAGTAGAGGGAAATAAGAGACCACCAAGAACCCAATATATCAAACAACCTCATACAAGTCCAATAAATACTTCATATCAAACACAGACATCAGAAATATTCAAAAGTGAAaacatcaaataaaatgttaatgACATATTAGCACCTTACTAATATTGAAGACAAACTAAAAGGTGAAAATTCAGGTCTTTGAAGCCAAGTTAAAGTTTTCCAACAGCAAGACTAGCATAAAAGTGCCCCCATGTGGTCAAACTGGgttttgtctagaagggatacagcttcTATCAAtattgacttttcgtagcaggtttaaGAGAATTTCTACAGCAGGTAAGTAGAATTAACATAGCCGGTCAGGAGACTTagtttaaggttaggaaaagggttagaaaacgtaccaaaaatatattttgacatcAAATTTGACAAAAGCCGTATCCCATCTAGATTTGACCGTCAAACTGTGGTACAACCTTCAGACCAAAAGGTAGGTATTTGCATGTGTGTGAAGTTGTGCATGAATGTAGAAAACAATATTAGTCACATACCTGTGTGATAAATTCAGCCCGCACCTTAGGGTCCTCCTCAAACTCTAGACTGGCATCCAGCACCAATACAGGCACCCAGGTCAACCGCTCAAAGTGCAgcctagggagagagaaagtcacTGCATGACTCAATGACCATTACAACACCCAAGAACCTTCAGAATTACACTGACCATTGCTGCAAATTCAACAACGGGAAATGTAATACCTCAAAAGATCTTAGCATCATCACTTCATAAGTTTAAGATACGAATAAAGGGAAAGTCTCACATAATAAAAACTGTGTGGAACAACAGGATATGTTAGTTTGTCTAAACATGTTGTGTACTCACTTAGTGCTCTTGTTTATGAGCCACCTCTCATGCTGGGTGTGTAGTTTCTCCAGGTAGTCTAGCTGCACTCCTTTCTCCTCCACCCGCCCCCGTTGTCCCAGACGCTCCATACACTTCTGACAggaacacaaacacaatccaaACCTTACACAATCTACTACAAAACATCAACTGTAACCTCCCAAAACCTTCTGCGGAGTTGTCCTCAACATGTGTACAGATACTCATATTTAGGAAATGCTGTATGGCTTGTGAGTCACCCTTGATAAAAGTACCTGTGGGGGGGCGCGGAGGTAAATTATGCCCTCCAGTTCCACCTGACGGCCAAACTGTTCCACCAGGAAGGAATGCCAGTCCTGGTAGACAGCCCACTCTGTAGAGTTGATGCAGCCCAGCTCAAACATGTTCAGGGCAAATACATACCTGAAGAAATGAAATATGTATGGGGAGGCAATGGAGACGGGCAGCATGGACACAGCTGCATAAACAATCAAGAAGCAGCATCAACATAGTATTGCCCTCTCCCCATCCTCTTACCTGTCACTGTACACAGAGCGCTCAAAGACCTGCACAGGTATGCCCTTTGCTCTGAGCAGGCGTGCTGGTGGTGGCTGCAGCTGGGTGCGCATGCGGCTCATGCAGGAGTTGGTCTGAAAGGTGTAGGACCAGCGCTGAGGGTCCTGGTACATCATATCCAACAGGTTACTGACCTTCTGCTGATGAGATGGGCCAGAACAAAGTGACCAATTAGATAATACATACAATAAACAAGGATTTTCCCCAGCCCGTCTCTCTTATTGATTGTGTAGCTAACAACATTTAATTTAAGAAGACTGAATGTAAACTATCTTTAATAATATGGCATATGAATAAGTGACCATTCATGACCCACATTCATAAGCTGTCAACATTGGTGATTAACTTACTTGTGAAGACCCACTCTCGATGCTCTGCCATTTCCC from Salmo trutta chromosome 9, fSalTru1.1, whole genome shotgun sequence includes these protein-coding regions:
- the dguok gene encoding deoxyguanosine kinase, mitochondrial isoform X2, giving the protein MYSFYRFMVLNLSSHCKNLTVSLRYIGSVQKVKRHVLRTRRDENPVLLYSTRATNLCLSRSPHCHSSTGPMDDINRVKRVSIEGNIAVGKSTFAQLLQFAGQDWEVVPEPVGKWQSIESGSSQKVSNLLDMMYQDPQRWSYTFQTNSCMSRMRTQLQPPPARLLRAKGIPVQVFERSVYSDRYVFALNMFELGCINSTEWAVYQDWHSFLVEQFGRQVELEGIIYLRAPPQKCMERLGQRGRVEEKGVQLDYLEKLHTQHERWLINKSTKLHFERLTWVPVLVLDASLEFEEDPKVRAEFITQVKDFFSGL
- the dguok gene encoding deoxyguanosine kinase, mitochondrial isoform X1, producing the protein MYSFYRFMVLNLSSHCKNLTVSLRYIGSVQKVKRHVLRTRRDENPVLLYSTRATNLCLSRSPHCHSSTGPMDDINRVKRVSIEGNIAVGKSTFAQLLQFAGQDWEVVPEPVGKWQSIESGSSQQKVSNLLDMMYQDPQRWSYTFQTNSCMSRMRTQLQPPPARLLRAKGIPVQVFERSVYSDRYVFALNMFELGCINSTEWAVYQDWHSFLVEQFGRQVELEGIIYLRAPPQKCMERLGQRGRVEEKGVQLDYLEKLHTQHERWLINKSTKLHFERLTWVPVLVLDASLEFEEDPKVRAEFITQVKDFFSGL